A single window of Lentimicrobiaceae bacterium DNA harbors:
- the ruvA gene encoding Holliday junction branch migration protein RuvA translates to MYAFIEGKISEISPASVVIDCHGVGYDISISVNTFSQIKEMTSCRLLTHLAVREDAMVLFGFADENERILFRNLISVSGVGAGTARLILSSLSPDELTEAIVSSKVTVLQRVKGIGGKTAQRIIIDLKDKLAKDAGLREILGSPHNTKKEEALSALSMLGFNKTLAEKTIDKILKDESASITVEQLIKSALKIL, encoded by the coding sequence ATGTACGCTTTTATTGAAGGAAAAATCAGCGAAATCAGTCCCGCATCCGTAGTCATTGACTGCCATGGGGTGGGTTATGATATATCTATATCTGTAAACACTTTTTCGCAAATAAAGGAGATGACCAGCTGCCGGCTGTTAACTCATTTGGCTGTGCGCGAAGACGCGATGGTGCTTTTTGGCTTTGCAGATGAGAATGAGCGGATACTATTCAGAAACCTGATTTCTGTATCGGGTGTCGGGGCAGGAACTGCACGCCTTATCTTATCGTCTCTTTCGCCTGATGAGTTAACCGAAGCAATTGTCAGCAGCAAGGTAACGGTTTTGCAAAGAGTAAAAGGTATTGGCGGTAAAACAGCCCAGCGAATTATCATTGATCTTAAAGACAAGCTTGCCAAAGATGCCGGTTTAAGAGAAATTTTAGGAAGTCCGCACAATACAAAGAAGGAAGAGGCGTTATCTGCTTTATCAATGTTAGGCTTTAATAAAACGCTGGCTGAGAAGACCATTGATAAAATTTTGAAAGACGAAAGCGCTTCAATCACAGTTGAACAACTGATTAAGAGTGCACTAAAAATATTATAG